A region of the Littorina saxatilis isolate snail1 linkage group LG12, US_GU_Lsax_2.0, whole genome shotgun sequence genome:
tctgctttttacatttagtcaagttttgactaaatgttttaacatggaggggggaatcaagacgagggtcgtggtgtatgtgtgtgtgtgtgtagagcgattcagagtaaactactggaccgatcttcatgaaatttttgatatccccagacggttttttcattttttcgataaatgtctttgatgacgtcatatccggcattttgtaaaagttgaggcggcactgtcacaccctcatttttcaataaaattgattgaaattttggccaagcaatctttgacgaaggccggactttggtattgcatttcagcttggaggcttaaaaattaattaatgactttggtcattaaaaatctgaaaattgtaattaaattttttttttataaaacgatccaaatttacgtttatcgtattcttcatcattttctgattccaataacatataaatatgttatattcgtattaaccccttcactgcccaccccgtatgtaatacgtggtcatttttggtttgtcgtacgcccataaccgtatctcgtacgtgggatttgtgtcaacaacatttcaggacatttctgaaaactaaatgggaggtaaccactgtccaagtacttgtaggggttctaaacacagttctttcccatagaccgttcggataagctACTACCACGTGTTGACAACTCACCACTGTGCCTAGACATAGAACCGATCTATTAgtattcacaatggcggccgaaagtcgtacctcaactcgtagacctgttttcaagcgatacagtgttctggaagctctacaagaagtgatttatggattaccacacagaagaatacttttatgggctgtaatgtgagtacctgatgtttgacaccagttttagcagtgttttgtgtggttttatgtgctgcaatgtgtgtgtgtgtaagtccggaaactgtaatttttgacaaaaatggtcattatatcaatttttactataacaatcacaaacaaagtccaatgatcatgtcatcctataatagccaagggtataaacaaaacacatgccaaagatctaagagacatctcaataaatgatcgagcagtgaacagataagtgaacctaccgaagaaagcgaaattttgccctggcgcacagcaataccaaaatgctgttatactgtggcagtgaagaggttaaaaacaagctctgaaaattaaaaatataaaaattatgattaaaattaattttccgacatcgatttaaaaacaatttcatcttattccttgtccattcctgattccaaaaacatatagatatgatatgtttggattaaaaacacgttcagagagttaaaaagaatagagatatagaaaagcgtgctatcctcctcagcgcaaccgctcccgcgcttttctggattgttaatttcactgcctttgccacgagcggtggacagacgatactacaagtgtacggtcttgcggaaaaaatgcaatgcgttcagtttcattctgtgagtttgactgagcttgactaaatgttgtattttcgccttacgcgactttttttgggggggggggttggtgttTATGTTTGCTCTTATTATTCTGATGTGATTGAATACAAATGACATTTTTTGTTTAGAAGTTAGGTTTACATTGCAGTTTGTACTTTTGAGAATGAGAGAATCATAACTTCTTCAGTGgtaattttggtttaaaggcacagtaagccgcccgtaaaccatcacagagctccccgagcgtctacatacagtacaagcatacttccatttgaactctcaccgaacgggaacatcctggctgctttctgtcgagcgtgagaaattttcaaagaatttattttcgtggacttgggctgctacaacaatggcgcctcgttttggtgctggacggctgttatgatacctgaaatcacgcccggacagtaagcctcccataaaccatcacagatactgtcaggcttttacacacagtacaaacacccttccattagaacgctcaccaaacgggaacatcctaggtaaaccgtaaagagcgagcaatttttaaagaattaattttgcagattgtcttgAACACTTTTaatttggacccatcctgaactcaggtcaaacatgagttacttcccttcgggtctcactCTATctatgtaaactggcgatagccgtgaatcgatgattatcaaaatgtttttggaccgtggtgcgtttttgcgctagacctaacttttaaaatctaaataataaactgacagcttgttacacaaacattctttaatcataaaagaattcttttttcatcaagacaagatcagtacaattcgaagttgtgaaagtttgaaaaaagaaaagcccggaagcagggtcacgcaagggtcgtagcagacgacggtttatcatgcatatcgccgttcctctcaacagtcaaaagccatcgctagagttcttgtgaaccacagccgtttgtttcgtgcataaaaacgtgctattgtaaataagctcacatcgagtcgcattcaaatgactaactgacgactacattgtgaaaaagggaaactggatcacacggattcacgatggctcaggggtaagataaaccacgcaaaaataaattctttgaaaattgttcgctctttacggagggcacctaggatgttctcaatcggtgagtgtttaaatgaaagggtgtttgtactgtgtgtaaaagcctgaccgtatctgtgatggtttacgggaggcttactctgcctttaagaatTGCAGTTTGTAGCTTTGAGATGACCTGATGATTTATCAAGaattagtctctctctgtcctcatACAGTGACAATGAAGATGGAGAAACGGTGCTGAGTTTAGCAGGGTAAAGAAAATGATGCAGAAACTCCAGATAAGACAGCTTCTTACAAACTCGAGAAGATCAGTGAACCACttttgtaacatcaacactttGTTTACCTGTATTTCAGATTTACTGCGGCAAGGTGACGACCATCATGCAGTTTGGATGCTTCGTTCAGTTGGAGGGACTGAGGAAACGCTGGGAGGGACTTGTGCATGTGTCACAGGTACTGCCCTCTTTGTACATATATTTGTGACACAGTTGATTTAGCTATATTTCAGATACTGTTGATTTAGCTGCATTTCAGATACAGTTGATTTAGCTTCCAAGTTTgtgatctgtgtgtctgtaggTGACCAGGAAAGATTGGAGCTGTATAAATGACTATTGCAATGGTACATATCCAAATGTATCGGcttgatttcttgtttacatACAAATAAGTTAATGTCCATTTTTGCACAGGTGTTAAGCACAAAATACCCTGTTTGTACCTCCATGTGgaattttttatatatattataaCATTTAGTTTTGTGTTTGTACAGACTTTAATTTCTGAGTTTAGTTTTGTACTGCAATGTGATTTGTAACCACACACAACTTTGTATTACAGTTGAGGCGAGAAGGTCGAGTGACCAATGTGGGCGAGGTGGTGACCAAAGGTCAAAAGGTCTGGGTCAAGGTCCTATCCTTCACAGGGCAGAAGACCAGTCTTTCTATGAAGGTGAGTGTCAACTCCTTGCATTATCTTAGCATGTCATTTCAGCACACACAATATAAAGGGATGGAAGTGAGGAGTGCTTTAGCAAGGGTAGTAGAAATGTGCAGATTGAATGAAACAGTCACTGAGTCAGTGAATGTATGACACATCTAATGCTGTCGCAACAAATCTCTGTCCTTCTGGCAGCAGCACATAACAGATGTTATGCTGCACTGTATTACACACATGATCCTTTTGTAATATTAAATCTTTCGTGATGCATATAATGATATATTTTTAGTCGGCCatgccctggtgaccaccttgataacgaccacctgccgcGCCCATTATGACCACCCAAAAATTTTTTGGTGGTTTTGTTTTCTatgtaattcacctttccatagagACCACCTGCATAACTTTTTGACAATCCCCTGGGTGTTCGTTATGGAAAGGTTCAACTGTACCAAATATTCTTCTCCCCTACATAGTGTTGATTTAAGTTTGAACCATGCAAGCCTTACAGTCACAATCTGTTCTCGCACAGGACGTAGATCAGGACAGCGGTAAGGACCTCAACCCACAGCACACATCCAACATCGTGGGTGGGGAGGTGAAGGGGGATGACATCAACGCCAGAAACCCTGACCGCCCGTCCACGTTGCCCCTGGTCAACGCTCCAGAGATTGACGAACAGGGGGAGGTTCGAACCTTCAAGAGAATCTCGTCGCCGGAGCGCTGGGAGCTGAAACAGATGATGGCCGCCAAAGTGATCGACATTTCCGAGCTGCCCGATTTTGACGAAGAGACCGGTCTCTTGCCCAAGCAGGATGATTCAGGTATTGGATTGCGTGAGAGGTAGCCTTTCAGCTGACTGGTTTGAGGGTTGGAAAGTTTTTGTAATGAGCTTATTATGATTTTTCCTCTTCTATTTTGGGCTGCGACTCTCACATAATTATACTTGTAGTGTGCATTCTGTTGTATTTGTAGGTTTTAAATGCATGACCGTTTTCcccccgtcatttaggcagccatactcagTTTTCGGGGGACTTTTTCTGGTTGATGTTAATATTTCATAAAATGGTGATTGTTCAGGCATACCTTGATTTCATGTAACAATGTGAATATTCAAAATGGTATCATATAAATTGACAATAACTATTTTGCTTTTGGTTCGTTCATCCTACAGTGGAATCCACTCCGTGGAAGTCAGTTAAAAACGATATTGGTTAAAATTATCACATTTATAGTTTTCTACTGGTTTATTGTGGGAATGAACTATGAAGTCATTCCCCAGAAGTAAAAATTGAAATGTTTTAACCTGAGCTCAATTTCCTtcaattttttgattttttgttcctTTTCCGTTTGTCTGTTAGATGAAGACATGGAGGTGGAAATTGTGGAGGAGGAGCCACCGTTCCTTCAGGGCCATGGCCGCCACTGGGTCGACCTCAGCCCTGTCAAGATTGTCAAGGTAAGCAGACTGCTTGATGTCTTTGGGGAAATAAAAAGACCaacaaatactgtactcacTTATTGACGAAGGCGACGAAGCCACAAGTTTTTCTCCTAATTATGGTACAATGAGTTTCCCACATTCTTTGTCATGACAAACAGTCTTTCATGAAACAGCTTCAGGTTGGCATGAAATTGTTACTTTGTTGGTGACCATGTTTTGAATGccttcaaagaaagaaaacgtaTTGAAGAGTACTAGTAATATCATTGCCTTCTGTGATGAAGAATTTCTTGTCGAGCACCTTCAATGCTTACGACGTGTTATTCCCGTGTCTTCAGAACCCTGACGGGTCGCTGGCCCAGTCGGCCATGATGCAGAGTGCGCTGCAGAAAGAGCGGCGAGAGTTGAAGCAGGCGCAGAGGGAGGCTGAGCAAGACGCCGTCCCCCCGGGACTCAACAACCAGTGGATCGACCCCATGCCTGATGGTGGGTGTGCTTTGTATGCGTTGTGGCTTGTTTTGTACCGGTTGTGATTGTTGTCCTTCCTTGCTGtgttttttctgattttgtgttGGAGAACTTCTTTCTGTTTTCGTATGAATGGACTGCCAAAGcatgggagagagaaagagagaatgagggagagagagagagagagaatttgtgTGTAGGTACATGTGTGTtatatgagtgtgtgcatgcagaTCAGTATTTATGTTTAAACTTACTTCTAGTTAGTTTCCTTTTTCTTTGATAATCATTAGGAAAGTATGTTACGTCAGATTTTCAAACTtcttctttatttgtctctcttttCTCAGTCTGTTTTAGCTTTCAGATTACACAAACGATTTCGGGCATGACACTTGTCCTTTTGTTTCAGTGTACACTCTCCCTATATCTTAatcattcactcactcatttTTCTACCCTCAGCCGACGGCCGCAAGGTGGCAGCACAGGTGCGAGGGATCGGCGTGGTGCCGACAGAGCTGCCGGAGTGGAAGAAACAGGTGATGGGCGGGGCCAAGGCCTCGTTTGGCAAGAAAGAGAAGATGTCGATCCTGGAACAGCGGAAGAGTCTGCCCATCGCCAAGCTGAAGGATGAGCTGCTCAAGGTGTGTGCAGTTTGCCTGCTGCTTTCGTTGGCGTATTCTGTGTACAGCGGTACAGTTGAACCACCCCCATTTTTGGACCTTCACAAATCCAAGAAGATCGGGTCGTtgagaaagtcttaaaatgggggtacatttacagacatgaacagaaaatctgaacaagtaggaggtcttaaaatgggggatcTTGAAATGAAAGGGGGGGGGTTCAGACTCCCCCAAACCTAAGACATTCAGGTGCTTAAATGGAGGTGCATTTATAGATGTTATGAAcggaaaatctgaaaaagaaggatcttaaaagagagggagtcttaaaaggggggtttgcACGGTACTATTGAAATGATTTCTTTCAGGTAAAGTCTGAATATTGGCTTTGAAGCTGCTAGGGTATGGTGTACTGAAGTTGCTTGGGTGGTGTGAACTGAAGAATAGACAGCAgttcagactctctctctcactgttcttcttgggcttggaaacatgaatacacacatgcagaagaagaaaaacaaaaatattgggCAGCGATGTACTGTTTGTCAGCTTGCTTTCTCCAGTGAAAAAGCAGCCCAAATTTCCAAGAGGGTAACCTCACGGTATTTTATGATACCTTGGCCTTATCATTAGCCTTAGCCATACCCTTACCTTTATCATTACCCTTATCCTTACCCTTATTCTTATCCTTACCCTCATCCTTACCCTTAGCCTTATAACTGTTGCAGGCGGTGCATGACAACCAGATCCTGATCGTGATTGGAGAGACGGGGTCGGGGAAGACGACTCAGATGACACAGTACCTGGCGGAGAGTGGCTACACAACGCGGGGCAAGATTGGCTGCACTCAGCCCCGTCGTGTGGCCGCCATGTCCGTCGCCAAGCGCGTGTCCGAGGAGTTTGGTTGCCGACTCGGCCAGGAGGTAAAGAGTCATGGGAAAGTTTTCTTATACAGTGGAAAGCGGAGCTTTTAAGTCCttgaaaaatctgagaaaatcaggtttttaATAGGCGGGAGTCCTAAAAATgtaggtaaatttacagaggaggaagaagagggaaaaaaagaacaatttacagaggatatgaaaAAAATTTATAGAAAAACCCAGAGAGAGAGTAAGGGcagttatttattatttatttacttatttattctGGCTATCTGAAATTTGAAAGCATGACTTCAGTTGATCATCTCTCTTTGTTCGATAGACTTATCCACTCCTACCCAGCTTATTGCAGTAACGACCCTTACTCCTTACCCTTGGTGAGCCAGAGTAGCAGTATAGAGGACCACAGGACTACACAACAAAATTGTCTCAGGAGTGGATAGGTCTATCAgggtatttttttctctcctgtaggTGGGCTACACCATCCGTTTTGAAGACTGCACGAGCCCGGAGACGAAGATCAAGTACATGACGGACGGTATGCTGCTGAGAGAGTGTCTGATCGACGGAGACCTCATGCAGTACAGTGTTATCATGTTGGACGAGGCTCACGAGAGAACCATCTACACCGACGTTCTCTTCGGCCTTTTGAAACAGGTGTGTGATGGTAGAAGAGAGAATGAAAGTTTTTTAAGCCTGATATTAATAGACGAATTCCCAAATAACTCCgtcaggtttgtatgtgttgtggaagagtgatcttttctttcaaaacccCGTACAAACATTGTAGGGGCCTATCAACAACGACGGGAGTGTCAGAAACACGTGCTAGCGTACACATGTTTTACACACACCCTTCGCTAGTGATTAGCCTCTCCAATGTTTGTacaaggttttgcaagaaaaggtcactgttcctcaacccatacaaacctgataGAGATATTTTCGAAAATCATCTATTGGGTAAAAGCCTACTTCATGTAGCTcactgcacaaagctttggcactgaatttttggtAAGAAGACTGCGAAATCTTCATGAAGTCAACTTCCGGCTCAAGTAAGGACAGCCTGTAGGACATTTTTAATGTGCCTTGTTTTGCATGATGATGCTATGTCGTAAGATCATCAGAGTTTCTGCCATCatgacaacaagaagaagatcaGAGTTTTATATAATTTCTTCTGTGTCAGATAGTTTAGCAGGATTGGTTTATCTTCTCCAAATAAATTATGTATAATATTTATGGTTTCTTATCTATGTTAATATGTAGGAAAAAGACTGCTGTCATGAAACTGACAAGTAAACTCCAACAAGGTTTCTAGTAAGAAATAAGAGATTTGGAGTGTATTTTATCAAGTAGGGGAGGGGAGGTAATCCACGCCTGTTCTGTATGTTTGTGACTGAAAGACTTTTTGTCCATTTCAAGCTGCAGTTCGTTTCTGTCCCCCTTTCAGGGCATATTGTGTAAAAGTGGTTAATGTCGGCTATGGATTGTTGATGGTGGTTGTTTGTATTTTACGTCAACAGGCTGTGAAGAAAAGACCTGATTTGAAACTGATTGTGACGTCTGCCACACTGGATGCTGTCAAGTTCTCCCAGTACTTCTTTGAATCTGTGAGTCATGCTGTCTTCTTATATTCCTCTTTATTTATCTACAGCGCTTGATCTTTTCTgctatattgtgtgtgtgtgtgtgtttgtacgttcgtgtgtgtgcgtgtgcgtgtgttcatgtgcgtgtgtgtgtgtatacatgcatgtgtgtgttttgtgtctgtgcatgtgtgtgtgtgtgtatgtgtgtgtcaagaAGTTCCTGAGTACCTGGCAGAGCCAACAAACATGAAGACATAAGATGTGTTCCCTTCTACCTGCAGCCCATTTTCACGATTCCTGGGCGAACATACCCCGTGGAGATCCTCTACACCAAGGAGGCTGAGACGGATTACCTGGACGCTTCACTGATTACAGTCATGCAGATTCACTTGACTGAACCTCCAGGTAAGGGGCTTCAGTGTCATGTCAGAGATGCTCCTGTGCATTTGTgtctgtttcttttcttttgtgcaCTAACAACAcaaaatttaataaaaaaagtGCTATGTTTGTGCATCGACCTAAAAATGTCTTTGAGAGACGATGTACTATTTCTGTCATCACTTATCATACGTCATTTGTTCTAATTCTAAAAAAATCATTTGTCACCCAAGTTTCATAACCGTCTTGAACAGCGAAGTTTCTGACTTTGAGTTAAACAATAAAAGACTGCGAGTGCTTTTACAGTGAAACCTCTCTTTAAAAATCCTCTGTTTTAAGTCCCAATTTTCccagatttttttcttcattaaGTCTGTAAATGtgcctctattttaagactcccctcaTTATCAacttattttctcagattgttgaggTCTTGACACAACAGTAGGGGTGTCAACACTGTAGGAAACTCTAAACATCTGTTTTACCTTTGGGTAAAAgttttttgttcatttcaatgcttgttattctctcgtGTGCCAGGAGATAGGTTCCCTACAGCTCTCACTTACTCCATTGCACGTGTTGTTTGCATTTTGAACGCTTTATTCTCTTTGTTTCTCACATCTGTACACATCTGTGATTGCAGGCGATGTTCTGCTGTTCTTGACTGGTCAAGAGGAGATCGACACAGCCTGCGAGATCCTGTACGAGCGAATGAAAGCGCTGGGACCAGAGGTTCCGGAGCTCATCATCCTGCCGGTGTACTCAGCGTTGCCGTCGGAGATGCAGACTCGCATCTTTGAGCCGGCTCCACCGGGATCCAGGAAGGTAAGTCTGACTTTCTCTACAGCCCTGGCTTTGTTCGCAGGTTTGCAGGTAGACACCCCAGTGTAGTTGATGTATAAGATTCTTGGGTGTTGAAAACTGCCTAACAGGTGTTAACTTGGAGCTCAACTTGAAAAGAAAATTGTCTTCAGGCAAAAGTGTTAAAAGGGTagattagtgtgtgtttgtgtttacccGTTAATGTTCCTGATAGTGTTTGAGGCCTATGAGGATGTAACAAAACAATGTTTATGTGAAGCATTCATTATTTTATGAGTCTTAAATGGGAACTGAAATTAGATGTAGGACTAAATCATGCTTGGTTGGCATCTCAAAATAACAAGCACACAATAGTGCAGCATTTTAGTGTTGATGCActcaggtttgtttgttttttaagaaTAATTTGtgcttgttcattttctcattctttagttaagtttgtttttaactctgttttttcttcttcttttgcgtagGTTGTTATAGCTACCAACATTGCAGAGACGTCCTTGACAATTCACGGAATCTACTATGTGGTAGACCCAGGTTTCGTCAAACAGAATGTCTACAACTCCAAGACTGGAATGGACCAGCTCATTGTCACACCCATTTCTCAGGTAACTTTAAAGGGCAGGAGAGGATCTGATCAGTGACATATTCATTTTAGAGGAATCTTAGACAGTAGTGAATTGTTTCAACTGTTGTGTGTGGGTCTAAGGTAGGAATTTTCTCCCTTGATATCAGAATTGCTCTATATCAAAACTTGTTGAGTTGGATTCCTGGATTCTGGCAAATTTTGGCATTTTAAACGGCTGAATAGAGGTTGTATACAAGCTTATTCAATACAGGTCTGtcacttttttgtttatgtatTTCTTATCTAATGCTCTgcgtgaaagaaacaaaaacaaacaaaaataatttttatttatttatttattatttcaaT
Encoded here:
- the LOC138981913 gene encoding ATP-dependent RNA helicase DHX8-like isoform X2, whose translation is MPDNPNVRTMLEEEDEKKREPDAIEEKKKAKETKEVKAPKLEAGEDEQVASSMMGELEALLSGDMPSSKKSSDDDKKRSSPEGDRKRHRSRSRDRDRKKKKKKHRSSRSRSRSRDRSHRRHRHSRSRSRERDRSRDRDRDQSRDRDRDRSRDRDRKRGDRDRRDQDGDRKDRDRHARDGDRVQKLVADQYNDIPMEPIVGQIYCGKVTTIMQFGCFVQLEGLRKRWEGLVHVSQLRREGRVTNVGEVVTKGQKVWVKVLSFTGQKTSLSMKDVDQDSGKDLNPQHTSNIVGGEVKGDDINARNPDRPSTLPLVNAPEIDEQGEVRTFKRISSPERWELKQMMAAKVIDISELPDFDEETGLLPKQDDSDEDMEVEIVEEEPPFLQGHGRHWVDLSPVKIVKNPDGSLAQSAMMQSALQKERRELKQAQREAEQDAVPPGLNNQWIDPMPDADGRKVAAQVRGIGVVPTELPEWKKQVMGGAKASFGKKEKMSILEQRKSLPIAKLKDELLKAVHDNQILIVIGETGSGKTTQMTQYLAESGYTTRGKIGCTQPRRVAAMSVAKRVSEEFGCRLGQEVGYTIRFEDCTSPETKIKYMTDGMLLRECLIDGDLMQYSVIMLDEAHERTIYTDVLFGLLKQAVKKRPDLKLIVTSATLDAVKFSQYFFESPIFTIPGRTYPVEILYTKEAETDYLDASLITVMQIHLTEPPGDVLLFLTGQEEIDTACEILYERMKALGPEVPELIILPVYSALPSEMQTRIFEPAPPGSRKVVIATNIAETSLTIHGIYYVVDPGFVKQNVYNSKTGMDQLIVTPISQAQAKQRAGRAGRTGPGKCYRLYTERAYRDEMLPTNVPEIQRTNLSSTVLALKAMGINDMLAFDFMDAPPMQTLISAMEQLHALSALDDEGLLTRLGRRMAEFPLEPMLSKMLIMSVHLGCSDEILTIVSMLSVQNVFYRPKDKQSLADQKKAKFHQPEGDHLTLLSVYNSWKNNKFSSPWCYENFVQIRTLKRAQDVRKQMLGIMDRHKLDVVTCGKNTARVQKAICSGFFRNAAKKDPQEGYRTIVDSQVCYIHPSSALFNRQPDWVIYHELVLTTKEYMREVTAMDPKWLVEFAPKFFRFSDPTKLSKQKKQQKIEPLYNKYEEPNSWRISRAFRKFHTKVTF